CCCCCTAACTAAGTTGATGTTACGAGTCAACTGAACACTAACTCGATtgagaaaattacaaaattatcctttagtatttgaaataaattatattcttataagttatatatatatttttaattgtaataaaaacaattaaaattacaaataatgaGACTTAAACATCATGCTTAAAAGCTCAGGTTACCACCACTCCCAATACTTCATTTGGATTTTTTTGTacgttttaatattattacacaaaaattttcacctACACATATTGCATATTTCATTTCGCAtataaatgttgttattattaGTTGCAGTCATACGCTTTTTTATTTACGTGTGTTCTAAATATGTAAGTTCCACACacgtgataaaatttttaatatcaattatgtgggtgaaaattaagaaaatctataaaatattcttttaaaagttATTGATAGTTAAAAATACGAGTCATCGAAAATCGAgagtaattttcttatttaaattaatttttatttatttgaaaatagtaaaaaatatatacttttgctaattgagtcttaactcaattaACATGAACATTATTACTAATGCAGGAGGATGTGAGTTCAAATGCACTAaaacgtattatcctcctatttatgggttggggagtaATGCATGCTCGTTCTCATGCTATGTCTTccttaatttgttaaaaaaaaatacaacatgTTTTGCAACATGCAAACTCGGGCTAACTCAATTTCTTTTTAGTCCAAAATAACGATCCAACAATTGATTTTTATTCAATGTGATACGCTGAAAGTGCAAAAGAAAAAATGCTCATAAGTCTAAGGTGGGAGAGATTTGGAAGTTGAGATTCCAAAGATCAAACTTTCCATTGACAAAATCATAATGTGCACCTTTCAAGACAAGGGTTTTCTTAACCAATGCCTCTCTCACAAATGGATATGTCAATAGGTTCCCCAAAGATACATTCACTGCTTCCTGCATTTAGTTTAATAGCACCAAACATTACACATTACATGAAGTTTAATAGCAACATATACCAACACGCTATACGAATAAAAGATATAGATATTGTGACTTTTAAAAGGTCAAGACATTAGCATGACAGCATAGATTAgacaatattttttattgttataaaattataaaatccatacttatcaattaaatattaatgtgtgaaaagttttaatttttcttttaaaaagaaaaattctatTATGAAAAAActaagggaaaaaatgtaaaaaagaatTCAGGTGTCAATAAGGTCTGAACATGTTAACCTTAATAATGTTAAAGTATCATGGATGATATTCTACCAGGAGTCGAATTGCATTTGTCCCTCTACTTAaagaatagaaaaattaatttttgtatgttGGATCAAGGAACAAATCGGTAATTTTTCctacaaattttattaatttgtactattaaaaacaaGTATGAATGATAAAATAACCAAATAATAACACGTGACATGTCCTCATGCTGATATAGAGGGACCAATTTTTAACACTAGAAATTGatacaatttttaacaaaaagaccagttttactctttgatctaacgtaaaGGAGttgatttatcaattttttagtaGAGAGACAAAATGTAATCCAACGCCAGGAGTTGGTAATCTCATGcgtgtttgattttatttttattatggtgATTTGTCCTTGCTTAGTGAATAGTTGATTAATTACGATAACAAAAAACGATGAAATGTTAAACATATCTGCAATGCTATCTCTGAGTATTAATGTTGGCCGAAACAAGTAATGATGCAGACATGAAACTAACCTTCTCGCAGTAGGTGCATTGCTCCGCGAAACTCATCTCGTTTTTTTCTGATTTCACCTTGGTCTTTGCAGATCCACAGATGCTAACCCATTGTTCTATGAAATCACTGCAAAGTTCAATTTTCAAACATCAAATACATCACGTATGAACATTCCATTTGTATTATACACGTAACCATAAATTTTCGACAAAGGAGAGGATCGAAATCGTAAAATAATGATTGTAGCATCGCAATATAACTGCTATAGGAGGGAAGGGTCCGAAATCATGTGCAAATTTTTAAGTCAATAGAAACTGTCACGAGAAAAGGCTTGGCAAAGAGAAACTTCCTTCAATATATATACACTGATTCAATAAACGACTTACCTAGCAGTGGTGCCATCATCTGGGATAGACATTAGCCCTTTGATACCTCCACAGTTGCTGTGTCCAATGACCACAATATTCTCTACCTGAACCAAACATTGTGTTATGTTTCCACGTTTAATTACATAATCACTCCTCAATCTGTAAATAAGAGAATAAAATGTGTTTCAATATGTTCAAACTCACGTCCTCCTGAATTAACTATAATATTGATGCATAATaccattatttttaaattacttgaACATATTATCAATCGAAgagaaaattatagaaaatataaCAGTAAAATCATATATTCCCACTGATAATGTAAAATTACTCTAACCAAATGTCTCAAAAATACATAATTAACATTtgtttctaataaatatttaaatattcacATGAAAAATGATTTCCAAATATATAggagaaaaattttaaaacatataaatctGCCATGCATATAATTATATCCAActataattaataattcattaGAAAAGAACTTGGGACTTGATACCTTGAAACAGTTTTGGCATGGCTAGTGAGTAGTGACAAGAGATGAAGTTGCCCCCACCAAAGAGCCAACATCCACTGTACAATTAATATCTACTGtcattaaaaaaggaaaaaaaattcacCTTTAGATGCAGGACTGCATATTCAATAGCCGCACCAACTCCGCAGTATTTATTCTACAGTGAACGatacaaatcaaaacataaaaaactGATGCACTGATTTAAGTGATATATATAAAGAGAAATATGTAATTAGTAAATTAACTTCTtattcaacaaaattaaaaaaatctgtAAGTAGTGAATAAGTTTTAACCTGTGTCCACCAGTTAAGCAATTTTACATTTATTATCGACTATTCTGAGTCAAACcaacacaattaaaaataaataacgtAAAATTAGGCGAACCTTGTCATATGGCGGGACCATGCTGGCAATGTTTCGAACCATAAAAGCTTCCCCTGGTTGGAAATCCAGGATGTGGGACGGACACACTCGAGAGTCCGAGCATGCAAATATCAAATACTGCatcatcataataataataataataataataataataataataataataataataatacaatcgATTAGTTAGAACATTCAAcacatgtatttaaaatataaattatgaaggaatgataatattcatatatatatatttaaacaatttcattatagattttaatcatatttgttaTTTGTGACACAAAATTTAGAATTACTCATAGCCCTTTTctaacctataaataagagcatATTGTGTTTCAACGCACTCGAACTCGCATCCTactacattgacaataatacttATGCCAATCGAGATAAGACTCGAtcgatatatatatacttaaatccTGTACTTATAATCAAATCTATACTATTAGTTAAATTTCTAATTGAATTTAGGATCATTTGATTTTGTTATACTAACTcagttaataaaattataaaataaaaatataaaataaattatatatatttaaaaatgttataagattagtaatttgattttttttcatttaaataaaatcGTATCTTTTTTTTCTCCTATTCTATTTTTTCTgttctttaaataaataaacttaagttTTTACCTTTTCATTATTCTATCCATACAAATAAATaaccatttatttaaaaaatatatttaaaaatttaaattatttatttcaaaagataattaattttaataaattttactcttttgataattttttccaCCAATAATAGAATTCTAGTATGAATTAAAAAACCCAAAGCgactttttttctcaaaaatgtTGAGTGCACAAAATGACTAGATATCAACTCGTTAAAGCTACTGCAGTTTCACATCATAATTTGTCAAAGTCTTCTTTATCCGGAAAAGAAAAAGACAGATCACTACATTTCTTTCCCTTTACCACCATTCAAGTGTGCAAATGGCCATACACGGCACCATTTTGAGTCAGCATATTCTTGGTTCAAAACTTAATGCCTTACGTAGTTGAAAATGTAACCATTCACAAAATATAAATCTATCACCAAAGCTGATCATGGTCTAGTCAAGTTGAGTTCGAATTAGATCCATTTAAggtatttagattaattttttgaGTTCAGGTCTAGCTTGACCTAAAAggtgaactttttttttttatcttgacTCAATTTAAGAAAGGTAAACCTAAGCTCGATCCGACTCACCAATATttggttttttaaaattaatttttatttaaaaatatttttaaaaaatataattcacTAAAtgcattaaaacactaaaataaattttttctaacacattaaaaagatatttaaaagcatttataataaaaagtaccataaatataataaatattttatagtattaaatgtaatttttaaaattttatatttaggtGAGATAAGtttgtttttaggttttgagaatgagtttaattgttattgaattaatgatttattataaatataattatataattattattttacatatataattaatataattattttttataacataatatattcagGCCGAGTTTAGCCGGACTTGAGCTAAAAAAATCTCACTCAAGACCTAATCTATATAGAAAATGAACCTtatattttactcaaatttatttttcaaacctGGTATTTTTTTCAAACCCTCACATTTTACGAGCAGACCTTCAAGCCTAAATGAGTGATTCGACTAATGAGTATAGGTTTAAGGTTcaccaaaaaattaaatatcagttcaagctttaatgcttttttagatttttttttcatttggtttcaaaaatagcaaaaaaaaattcggtttagtttagtttattattttttaaataaaaatgggattaatttgatttaaaaaattaatttctatatttttaaattagtaaaagaatAGCAATCCAATATGAATGTACGTTGTAAACTTTTTTATCACCCttaatatatgataattttaaaaaaaaatcaagtgatTAGCTTAAGCTTTGACATCCATTTACCATGTAAAATAAACCCAAATCTTCTAAGTAAATatataagagaaaaagaaaaagaaaaagattatgAAACGAACCTTGGGGCATTGGCCTTTGGCAAGTGTACCGTACAAATCAGGATATTTCCtgaaaaaaatcatattaagctaattataattcattttcaagaaaaaggaaaaatgcaTTCAGCCAATTCAATCACTTATTTTTCATCTTTTGGTGCAACCTCAAATCCGTTTCACTTGTCACCTTTTCCAAATC
This Gossypium hirsutum isolate 1008001.06 unplaced genomic scaffold, Gossypium_hirsutum_v2.1 scaffold_257, whole genome shotgun sequence DNA region includes the following protein-coding sequences:
- the LOC107903740 gene encoding carbonic anhydrase 2 isoform X2, with amino-acid sequence MGGESYEEAIAALSKLLSEKADLGSVAAEKIKQITADLEAAGSCDTDNRIKTGFLHFKSEKFEKYPDLYGTLAKGQCPKYLIFACSDSRVCPSHILDFQPGEAFMVRNIASMVPPYDKNKYCGVGAAIEYAVLHLKVENIVVIGHSNCGGIKGLMSIPDDGTTASDFIEQWVSICGSAKTKVKSEKNEMSFAEQCTYCEKEAVNVSLGNLLTYPFVREALVKKTLVLKGAHYDFVNGKFDLWNLNFQISPTLDL
- the LOC107903740 gene encoding carbonic anhydrase 2 isoform X1 — its product is MGGESYEEAIAALSKLLSEKADLGSVAAEKIKQITADLEAAGSCDTDNRIKTGFLHFKSEKFEKYPDLYGTLAKGQCPKYLIFACSDSRVCPSHILDFQPGEAFMVRNIASMVPPYDKWMLALWWGQLHLLSLLTSHAKTVSRLRSDYVIKRGNITQCLVQVENIVVIGHSNCGGIKGLMSIPDDGTTASDFIEQWVSICGSAKTKVKSEKNEMSFAEQCTYCEKEAVNVSLGNLLTYPFVREALVKKTLVLKGAHYDFVNGKFDLWNLNFQISPTLDL